In Actinomyces radicidentis, one genomic interval encodes:
- a CDS encoding aspartate:alanine exchanger family transporter produces MVIALLSHLAENAVLTLFLLIGIGMLVGHVKAKGVSLGAAAVLFTGILLAAFAASKGVVIEIPAPMGTLGLAIFTFAIGIQSGPNFFHVIRTAVGPLAVMLVAFIAAAATGYGVGSALGLSPAMIAGAYAGALTNTPSLAAAGNAATLAGNADGAAIATVGYAVAYLYGVIGMLVFCLLALRYRRSDRDAPSPLVNRTVRVERADSPMLGDLLETIPGELRFSRLRRGETGPITRPSREDRLYKGDLVTVVGTQDAVGHVITALGHSSSHSLIEDRRYLDFRRITVSDPKLAGRTISDIDVDHKFGATISRVRRGDVDMVGTPDLVLQQGDRVRVVAPTGRISEISRFFGDSARGLASINPIALGLGMALGIVIGEWKFLTPTGSTFSIGSAAGTLLIGLLFGRIGRIRGFVTALPYTATAVLSEFGLLMFLAQAGTKAGGQIAHAFTGGDWWKILITGFVITTIVGLALYASMRWGFHMGGTRLAGLIGGAQTQPAVLAFANERTGSDPRVALGYAMVYPVAMIVKIFIAQFLGGL; encoded by the coding sequence GTGGTCATCGCACTCCTCTCCCACCTCGCGGAGAACGCCGTCCTCACCCTCTTCCTGCTCATCGGCATCGGGATGCTCGTCGGGCACGTCAAGGCGAAGGGGGTGAGCCTGGGCGCCGCCGCGGTCCTCTTCACGGGGATCCTGCTCGCGGCCTTCGCCGCCTCCAAGGGCGTCGTCATCGAGATCCCCGCCCCCATGGGCACGCTGGGCCTGGCGATCTTCACCTTCGCCATCGGCATCCAGTCCGGGCCGAACTTCTTCCACGTCATCAGGACCGCCGTCGGCCCGCTCGCCGTCATGCTCGTCGCCTTCATCGCCGCGGCGGCCACCGGCTACGGCGTCGGCAGCGCCCTGGGTCTGAGCCCCGCGATGATCGCCGGCGCCTACGCCGGTGCGCTGACGAACACGCCGTCGCTGGCAGCCGCGGGCAACGCCGCCACACTCGCCGGGAACGCCGACGGCGCCGCGATCGCCACCGTCGGCTACGCCGTCGCCTACCTCTACGGCGTCATCGGGATGCTCGTCTTCTGCCTCCTGGCGCTGCGCTACCGCCGCTCGGACCGGGACGCCCCCTCGCCGCTCGTCAACCGGACCGTGCGAGTCGAGCGCGCCGACTCCCCCATGCTCGGCGACCTCCTGGAGACGATCCCCGGCGAGCTGCGCTTCTCGCGCCTGCGCCGCGGCGAGACCGGGCCGATCACGAGGCCCAGCCGTGAGGACCGCCTCTACAAGGGCGACCTCGTCACCGTCGTCGGCACGCAGGACGCCGTCGGGCACGTGATCACGGCACTCGGCCACTCCTCGTCGCACTCCCTCATCGAGGACCGCCGCTACCTCGACTTCCGACGCATCACGGTCTCGGACCCCAAGCTCGCGGGCCGCACCATCTCCGACATCGACGTCGACCACAAGTTCGGCGCCACCATCTCCCGCGTGCGCCGCGGCGACGTTGACATGGTCGGCACGCCCGACCTCGTCCTCCAGCAGGGCGACCGCGTGCGCGTCGTCGCCCCGACCGGCCGCATCAGCGAGATCTCAAGGTTCTTCGGCGACTCGGCCCGCGGCCTGGCCTCGATCAACCCGATCGCGCTGGGCCTCGGCATGGCGCTCGGCATCGTCATCGGCGAGTGGAAGTTCCTCACACCGACCGGCTCGACCTTCTCCATCGGCTCGGCGGCCGGCACGCTCCTCATCGGGCTCCTCTTCGGCCGGATCGGGCGCATCCGCGGATTCGTCACGGCGCTGCCCTACACGGCGACGGCCGTGCTCTCCGAGTTCGGACTCCTCATGTTCCTCGCGCAGGCGGGCACGAAGGCCGGCGGCCAGATCGCCCACGCCTTCACGGGCGGCGACTGGTGGAAGATCCTCATCACCGGCTTCGTCATCACGACGATCGTGGGGCTCGCCCTCTACGCCTCGATGCGCTGGGGCTTCCACATGGGCGGCACGCGCCTGGCGGGCCTCATCGGCGGCGCGCAGACCCAGCCGGCGGTCCTGGCCTTCGCCAACGAGCGCACCGGATCGGACCCGCGCGTGGCCCTGGGCTACGCAATGGTCTACCCCGTGGCGATGATCGTGAAGATCTTCATCGCGCAGTTCCTCGGCGGGCTCTGA
- the gatB gene encoding Asp-tRNA(Asn)/Glu-tRNA(Gln) amidotransferase subunit GatB: MADELMDYDEAVERFDPVIGLEVHVELGTATKMFDAAPNTFGGEPNSRVTPTSVGLPGALPVVNKKGVEYAIRIGLALGCSIAESCRFARKNYFYPDLAKDFQTSQSDEPIAYEGALEVELEDGSFFTVPIERAHMEEDAGKNTHIGGADGRIEGADHSLVDYNRAGVPLVEIVSHPIIGAGAKAPEVASAYVRTLRDIFRALGVSEARMERGNVRADVNVSLRESPDAPLGTRTETKNVNTFRGIDGVIRYEIQRQAAILAAGGTVLQETRHGQADGTTKPGRVKSDADDYRYFPEPDLVPVAPSREWVEEIRQSLPEMPAAKRRRLKEEWGLADEEMRDVVNAGALELIEATTLAGPSGQAARKWWMGELARKAKEQETSLEELPVTPEQVAQLQKLVDDGRLTDKLARQVLEGVLAGEGDPEAVVEARGLEVVSDDSALLAAVDEALAANPDVADKIRGGKVQAAGAIVGAVMKATKGQADARRVRELVMERVAQ; the protein is encoded by the coding sequence ATGGCTGATGAGCTCATGGACTACGACGAGGCCGTTGAGCGCTTCGACCCCGTCATCGGGCTCGAGGTGCACGTCGAGCTCGGCACCGCGACCAAGATGTTCGACGCTGCCCCCAACACCTTCGGCGGCGAGCCCAACTCCCGCGTGACCCCCACGAGCGTCGGCCTGCCCGGCGCCCTGCCCGTGGTCAACAAGAAGGGCGTCGAGTACGCGATCCGCATCGGTCTTGCGCTGGGCTGCTCCATCGCCGAGTCCTGCCGCTTCGCCCGGAAGAACTACTTCTACCCGGACCTCGCCAAGGACTTCCAGACCTCCCAGAGCGACGAGCCGATCGCCTACGAGGGCGCCCTCGAGGTCGAGCTCGAGGACGGTTCCTTCTTCACGGTGCCGATCGAGCGCGCCCACATGGAGGAGGACGCCGGCAAGAACACGCACATCGGCGGCGCCGACGGCCGCATCGAGGGCGCCGACCACTCGCTGGTCGACTACAACCGCGCCGGCGTGCCGCTGGTCGAGATCGTCTCCCATCCCATCATCGGGGCGGGCGCGAAGGCCCCCGAGGTCGCCAGCGCCTACGTGCGCACCCTGCGCGACATCTTCCGGGCCCTCGGAGTCTCCGAGGCCCGCATGGAGCGCGGCAACGTCCGCGCGGACGTCAACGTGTCTCTGCGCGAGTCCCCGGACGCGCCGCTCGGCACCCGCACGGAGACGAAGAACGTCAACACCTTCCGCGGGATCGACGGCGTCATCCGCTACGAGATCCAGCGCCAGGCGGCGATCCTCGCCGCAGGCGGCACGGTCCTCCAGGAGACGCGTCACGGCCAGGCCGACGGCACGACCAAGCCCGGTCGCGTCAAGTCCGACGCCGACGACTACCGCTACTTCCCGGAGCCGGACCTCGTCCCCGTGGCCCCGAGCCGCGAGTGGGTCGAGGAGATCCGCCAGTCCCTCCCGGAGATGCCGGCCGCCAAGCGCCGTCGCCTCAAGGAGGAGTGGGGCCTCGCGGACGAGGAGATGCGCGACGTCGTCAACGCCGGCGCGCTCGAGCTCATCGAGGCCACGACGCTGGCCGGCCCCTCCGGCCAGGCGGCCCGCAAGTGGTGGATGGGCGAGCTCGCCCGCAAGGCCAAGGAGCAGGAGACCTCCCTCGAGGAGCTCCCGGTGACGCCGGAGCAGGTCGCGCAGCTGCAGAAGCTCGTCGACGACGGTCGCCTCACGGACAAGCTGGCCCGCCAGGTCCTCGAGGGCGTGCTCGCCGGCGAGGGCGACCCGGAGGCGGTCGTCGAGGCCCGCGGCCTCGAGGTCGTCTCGGACGACTCGGCGCTGCTGGCCGCGGTGGACGAGGCCCTCGCCGCCAACCCGGACGTCGCGGACAAGATCCGCGGCGGCAAGGTGCAGGCGGCCGGCGCGATCGTCGGCGCGGTCATGAAGGCGACGAAGGGGCAGGCGGACGCCAGGCGCGTGCGCGAGCTCGTCATGGAGCGTGTCGCCCAGTAA
- a CDS encoding DoxX family protein: MASTDTMAKDVVRGEDRVTSAAGRKVLAVLRIIIGFYFLWAFIDKTFGFGFATAHEKAWIRGGTPAQGFIKFVAAKSPFSGFFNLFANSFGDILFMLGLLAIGTALILGIGLKVTSVAAPLLLLFMYLAEWPIATGGTEDAATNPIVDDHWVMAFAIIFFMLVRAGDTWGLGKWWRGLVDESWLR; this comes from the coding sequence GTGGCCTCCACTGACACCATGGCCAAGGACGTCGTCCGCGGCGAGGACCGAGTCACCTCCGCCGCCGGCCGCAAGGTCCTCGCGGTCCTGCGCATCATCATCGGCTTCTACTTCCTGTGGGCCTTCATCGACAAGACCTTCGGCTTCGGCTTCGCCACCGCTCACGAGAAGGCCTGGATCCGCGGGGGCACCCCCGCCCAAGGCTTCATCAAGTTCGTCGCCGCCAAGAGCCCCTTCAGCGGCTTCTTCAACCTCTTCGCCAACTCCTTCGGCGACATCCTCTTCATGCTCGGGCTCCTGGCCATCGGCACCGCCCTCATCCTCGGCATCGGCCTCAAGGTCACCTCCGTGGCCGCCCCGCTGCTCCTCCTCTTCATGTACCTCGCCGAGTGGCCCATCGCCACGGGCGGCACCGAGGACGCCGCGACCAACCCGATCGTCGACGACCACTGGGTCATGGCCTTCGCCATCATCTTCTTCATGCTCGTGCGCGCCGGCGACACCTGGGGCCTCGGCAAGTGGTGGCGCGGCCTCGTCGACGAGTCCTGGCTCCGCTGA
- the ilvC gene encoding ketol-acid reductoisomerase gives MAAEKFYDDDADLSVIQGKKVAVIGYGSQGHAHALNLRDSGVEVVVGLREGSKSVAKAEEAGLTVKPIAEAVAWADVITVLAPDQVQATLYAEEIEPNIKPGSALLFAHGFNIHYGYIKPSKDIDVIMVAPKGPGHTVRREFEAGRGVPVLVCVEQDATGNAWPLVLSYAKGIGGTRACAFKTSFREETETDLFGEQDVLCGGLSKLIQYGFEVLTEAGYQPEMAYFEVCHEMKLIVDLINEGGISKQRWSCSDTAEYGDYVSGPRVITPDVKENMKAVLKDIQDGTFAKRFMDDQAAGAPEFKKLRAEGEAHPIEKVGHEVRSMFAWRSDVDKDYEEGSVAR, from the coding sequence ATGGCAGCTGAGAAGTTCTACGACGACGACGCCGACCTGTCCGTCATCCAGGGCAAGAAGGTCGCCGTCATCGGCTACGGCTCGCAGGGCCACGCCCACGCGCTCAACCTGCGCGACTCGGGCGTCGAGGTCGTCGTCGGCCTGCGCGAGGGCTCCAAGTCCGTCGCCAAGGCCGAGGAGGCCGGGCTCACCGTCAAGCCCATCGCCGAGGCCGTCGCCTGGGCGGACGTCATCACCGTCCTCGCCCCCGACCAGGTCCAGGCCACGCTGTACGCCGAGGAGATCGAGCCCAACATCAAGCCCGGCTCGGCCCTCCTCTTCGCCCACGGCTTCAACATCCACTACGGCTACATCAAGCCGTCCAAGGACATCGACGTCATCATGGTCGCCCCCAAGGGCCCCGGCCACACCGTGCGCCGCGAGTTCGAGGCCGGCCGCGGCGTCCCGGTCCTCGTGTGCGTCGAGCAGGACGCGACCGGCAACGCCTGGCCGCTCGTCCTGTCCTACGCCAAGGGCATCGGCGGCACCCGCGCCTGCGCCTTCAAGACCTCCTTCCGCGAGGAGACCGAGACCGACCTCTTCGGTGAGCAGGACGTCCTCTGCGGTGGCCTGTCCAAGCTCATCCAGTACGGCTTCGAGGTCCTCACCGAGGCCGGCTACCAGCCTGAGATGGCCTACTTCGAGGTCTGCCACGAGATGAAGCTCATCGTCGACCTCATCAACGAGGGCGGCATCTCCAAGCAGCGCTGGTCCTGCTCCGACACCGCCGAGTACGGCGACTACGTCTCCGGCCCGCGCGTCATCACGCCCGACGTCAAGGAGAACATGAAGGCCGTCCTCAAGGACATCCAGGACGGCACCTTCGCCAAGCGCTTCATGGACGACCAGGCCGCCGGCGCCCCGGAGTTCAAGAAGCTCCGCGCCGAGGGCGAGGCCCACCCGATCGAGAAGGTCGGCCACGAGGTCCGCTCCATGTTCGCCTGGCGCTCCGACGTCGACAAGGACTACGAGGAGGGCTCCGTCGCCCGCTGA
- a CDS encoding NAD-dependent malic enzyme codes for MAQPSPSYTVALHLSVPASQKAVTTLVDTASSVGAIVNGVDVADTDGDRLTVDLTADTRDSRHRTELVEALKAIDGVEVHNVGDSTFLAHVGGKIEISPRYPINNRRDLARVYTPGVARVCKAIHDHPERARQLTIKKNTVAVVTDGTAVLGLGDIGPAAAMPVMEGKAVLFKQFGGVDAWPVALDTKDPEEIIAIVKAIAPAYGGINLEDIAAPKCFDIEARLREELDIPVFHDDQHGTAIVTLAALINALKVVGKRIEDVRIVLSGVGAAGSAIARLLMASGATDIVGYGRSGALDAAHTEGMNEHRRWLAEHTNRRGVTGSLKEGLAGADVLIGVSSGNILEPADLSVMAEDAIVFAMANPTPEVDPIGAADRAAVVATGRSDFPNQINNVLAFPGLFRGLLDTGITDISVELLRAAAEGIASVIPDEDLSPVYIIPGAFDTRVADAVASAVRRLASES; via the coding sequence ATGGCGCAGCCCAGCCCCAGCTACACCGTCGCCCTGCACCTCTCGGTGCCCGCCTCGCAGAAGGCGGTGACCACCCTCGTCGACACGGCCTCGAGCGTCGGCGCCATCGTCAACGGCGTCGACGTCGCGGACACCGACGGCGACCGCCTCACCGTCGACCTCACCGCGGACACGCGCGACTCCCGCCACCGCACCGAGCTCGTCGAGGCCCTCAAGGCGATCGACGGCGTCGAGGTGCACAACGTCGGTGACTCGACCTTCCTCGCCCACGTCGGCGGCAAGATCGAGATCAGCCCCCGCTACCCGATCAACAACCGGCGCGACCTCGCTCGCGTCTACACGCCCGGCGTGGCCCGCGTCTGCAAGGCGATCCACGACCACCCCGAGCGCGCCCGCCAGCTCACCATCAAGAAGAACACGGTCGCCGTCGTCACCGACGGAACCGCCGTGCTCGGACTGGGCGACATCGGCCCGGCGGCGGCGATGCCCGTCATGGAGGGCAAGGCGGTCCTGTTCAAGCAGTTCGGCGGGGTCGACGCCTGGCCGGTCGCGCTGGACACGAAGGACCCCGAGGAGATCATCGCGATCGTCAAGGCGATCGCCCCGGCCTACGGCGGCATCAACCTCGAGGACATCGCGGCCCCGAAGTGCTTCGACATCGAGGCGCGCCTGCGCGAGGAGCTCGACATCCCCGTCTTCCACGACGACCAGCACGGCACCGCGATCGTGACGCTGGCGGCGCTCATCAACGCGCTCAAGGTGGTGGGCAAGCGGATCGAGGACGTGCGGATCGTCCTGTCCGGCGTCGGCGCCGCCGGATCGGCGATCGCCAGGCTGCTCATGGCGTCCGGAGCCACCGACATCGTCGGCTACGGCCGCTCCGGGGCGCTCGACGCCGCCCACACGGAGGGGATGAACGAGCACCGGCGCTGGCTGGCGGAGCACACGAACCGGCGCGGCGTGACGGGCTCGCTCAAGGAGGGGCTGGCCGGCGCGGACGTCCTCATCGGCGTCTCCTCGGGCAACATCCTCGAGCCGGCGGACCTCTCCGTCATGGCGGAGGACGCGATCGTCTTCGCGATGGCGAACCCGACACCGGAGGTGGACCCGATCGGTGCCGCCGACCGCGCCGCGGTGGTGGCGACGGGCCGTTCGGACTTCCCGAACCAGATCAACAACGTCCTGGCCTTCCCGGGCCTGTTCCGCGGCCTGCTCGACACGGGCATCACGGACATCTCGGTGGAGCTGCTGCGCGCGGCGGCCGAGGGCATCGCCTCGGTCATCCCGGACGAGGATCTGAGCCCCGTCTACATCATCCCGGGCGCCTTCGACACGAGGGTCGCCGACGCCGTCGCCTCGGCGGTCCGTCGTCTGGCCTCTGAGTCCTGA
- a CDS encoding threonine/serine ThrE exporter family protein → MLQSAVVLRLGSMMLAAGAGSYRIKSSMARAASAVGLDRHEATVTMTEIVASSYVGDRFRTEACEVRGVGVNVDKLEALRRIVHDLHAHETVEHLNEKLDEIDHMRTLYGDFLNAAASGVACAGFCFLNKGGWVECLTVLLAAFIGQWVRRQMLERKYQHFFTWLVCGVVASSVYMAVVAGLSAGGLVTGNHQGGIISAILFLIPGFPMVTSMLDLARQDFSSAISRGAYVVVTMAAAGVAVWSVTYVFNWQVDATTTAYPTGWVLNLLRCFCSFIAAYGFAMLFNAGTRACVLAAIVGALANTGRLLLIDCFNVPWQMAVGIAAVTIGLLAQLFVNRASLSRVALSVPAVVIMIPGVPFYRAVSALNNTTVDANVAVGSAASNLAEVFFVITAIGVGLALARILTDHNWRHDTPTSVRVILPEDEVGGPTPDAARNTATPQVIVEDGIELDE, encoded by the coding sequence ATGCTCCAGTCGGCCGTCGTCTTACGGCTGGGAAGCATGATGCTCGCCGCCGGCGCTGGTTCCTACCGCATCAAGTCCTCGATGGCCCGAGCGGCATCCGCCGTCGGCCTCGACCGCCATGAGGCCACCGTGACGATGACGGAGATCGTCGCCTCCTCCTACGTCGGAGACCGATTCCGCACGGAGGCCTGCGAGGTGAGGGGAGTGGGCGTCAACGTCGACAAGCTCGAGGCGCTCCGCCGCATCGTCCACGACCTCCACGCTCACGAGACCGTCGAGCACCTCAACGAGAAGCTCGACGAGATCGACCACATGCGCACGCTCTACGGGGACTTCCTCAACGCCGCCGCCTCCGGCGTCGCGTGCGCGGGATTCTGCTTCCTCAACAAGGGCGGCTGGGTCGAGTGCCTCACCGTGCTCCTCGCGGCCTTCATCGGTCAGTGGGTGCGGCGCCAGATGCTCGAGCGGAAGTACCAGCACTTCTTCACCTGGCTCGTCTGCGGCGTCGTCGCCTCCTCGGTGTACATGGCCGTCGTGGCGGGCCTGAGCGCTGGCGGCCTCGTCACCGGGAACCACCAGGGAGGGATCATCTCCGCGATCCTCTTCCTCATCCCCGGGTTTCCCATGGTGACGTCCATGCTCGACCTCGCGCGCCAGGACTTCTCCTCCGCGATCTCCCGGGGCGCCTACGTCGTGGTGACCATGGCGGCCGCGGGCGTCGCGGTGTGGAGCGTCACCTACGTCTTCAACTGGCAGGTGGACGCCACGACGACCGCCTACCCGACCGGCTGGGTCCTCAACCTCCTGCGCTGCTTCTGCTCCTTCATCGCCGCCTACGGCTTCGCCATGCTCTTCAATGCCGGCACGCGGGCCTGCGTGCTCGCCGCCATCGTCGGCGCGCTGGCCAACACGGGGCGCCTCCTGCTCATCGACTGCTTCAATGTCCCCTGGCAGATGGCGGTCGGCATCGCGGCCGTCACCATCGGCCTCCTCGCGCAGCTCTTCGTCAACCGGGCGAGCCTGTCGCGAGTGGCGCTGTCCGTGCCCGCCGTCGTCATCATGATTCCCGGCGTGCCCTTCTACCGGGCGGTCTCCGCGCTCAACAACACGACCGTGGACGCGAACGTGGCCGTCGGCTCGGCGGCGTCGAACCTCGCCGAGGTCTTCTTCGTCATCACCGCGATCGGCGTCGGCCTGGCGCTCGCCCGCATCCTCACGGATCACAACTGGCGGCACGACACCCCCACCTCCGTGCGTGTCATCCTGCCGGAGGACGAGGTGGGCGGCCCGACGCCCGACGCTGCCCGGAACACGGCGACCCCGCAGGTCATCGTCGAGGACGGCATCGAGCTCGACGAGTGA
- the ilvN gene encoding acetolactate synthase small subunit — protein sequence MSEKHTLSVLVENKPGVLTRVSALFTRRGFNIHSLAVGPTEHEDVSRITVIADAEGQAMEQVTKQLNKLVNVLKIVELDPETSVGRELYLIKVRADDTNRTAVLQIVDLFRAHVVDVAPTSVVIETVGSENKVKALLEALEPYGVKEIVQSGAVAITRGPRSITDQLKEK from the coding sequence GTGAGCGAGAAGCACACGCTGTCCGTCCTGGTCGAGAACAAGCCCGGCGTCCTCACGCGCGTGTCGGCGCTCTTCACGCGCCGCGGCTTCAACATCCACTCGCTGGCCGTCGGCCCGACGGAGCACGAGGACGTCTCGCGCATCACGGTCATCGCGGACGCCGAGGGTCAGGCGATGGAGCAGGTGACCAAGCAGCTCAACAAGCTGGTCAACGTGCTCAAGATCGTCGAGCTCGACCCGGAGACCTCCGTCGGTCGCGAGCTCTACCTCATCAAGGTCCGTGCCGACGACACCAACCGCACGGCCGTCCTCCAGATCGTCGACCTCTTCCGCGCGCACGTGGTCGACGTCGCCCCGACGTCGGTGGTCATCGAGACCGTCGGCTCGGAGAACAAGGTCAAGGCGCTGCTCGAGGCCCTCGAGCCCTACGGGGTCAAGGAGATCGTCCAGTCCGGCGCCGTCGCCATCACGCGCGGCCCCCGATCCATCACCGACCAACTCAAGGAGAAGTGA
- a CDS encoding acetolactate synthase large subunit: MCVTFPSPTRSRSTHTDRRASMERSDASTTQDRQVMTGAQALVRALEDIGVTDIFGMPGGAILPFYDPLLSSSRIRHVLVRHEQGAGHAAEGYAMATGRVGVCVATSGPGATNLITAIGDAHMDSVPMVAITGQVGSAAIGTDAFQEADIVGATMPFVKHSFLVTKAEEIPTRVAEAFRIAATGRPGPVLIDVTKDAQTTEIEYVPAGALELPGYALPGRPNQRKLAQAAEVIASAERPVLYLGGGLDRADVPQEDLLALVELIGAPFTTTLTALDVLPSGHPLNLGMPGMHGTVAAVGALQRADVIVCLGARFDDRVTGKPDTFARRATVIHVDVDPAEISKIRTADVPIVGDLKDVVPALTKACERQFAEEERADIDQWLTEVEHIRITYPTSWTDTDDGLLQPQEVLTHLDKGASEDTIWVTGVGQHQMWAAHYLSFHEPHTWLTSAGAGTMGYGVPAAMGAKVGAPDRPVWLIDGDGCFQMTNQELATCTLNEIPIKVAIINNSSLGMVRQWQTLFYGQRYSNTDLHTGAGTQRVPDFVQLAEAYGAVGLRCERLEDVDDVIAQANAINDRPVVIDFICSADSQVWPMVAAGVSNDEIQYARGMSPQWEEE; encoded by the coding sequence ATGTGCGTAACGTTCCCATCACCGACACGGAGTCGGTCCACCCACACGGACAGGAGGGCATCGATGGAACGCTCCGACGCCTCCACGACCCAGGACCGGCAGGTGATGACAGGCGCCCAGGCCCTCGTGCGAGCGCTCGAGGACATCGGCGTCACCGACATCTTCGGCATGCCCGGAGGCGCCATCCTGCCGTTCTACGACCCGCTGCTCTCGAGCTCCCGGATCCGCCACGTCCTCGTCCGCCACGAGCAGGGCGCCGGTCACGCGGCCGAGGGCTACGCCATGGCCACGGGGCGCGTCGGCGTCTGCGTCGCCACCTCGGGCCCCGGCGCCACGAACCTCATCACCGCCATCGGCGACGCCCACATGGACTCCGTGCCCATGGTCGCCATCACCGGTCAGGTCGGCTCCGCCGCCATCGGCACCGACGCCTTCCAGGAGGCGGACATCGTCGGCGCGACGATGCCCTTCGTCAAGCACTCCTTCCTCGTGACCAAGGCGGAGGAGATCCCGACCCGCGTCGCCGAGGCCTTCCGCATCGCCGCCACCGGCCGCCCGGGCCCCGTCCTCATCGACGTCACCAAGGACGCCCAGACCACGGAGATCGAGTACGTGCCCGCCGGCGCCCTCGAGCTCCCCGGCTACGCCCTGCCCGGCCGCCCCAACCAGCGCAAGCTCGCCCAGGCCGCCGAGGTCATCGCCTCCGCCGAGCGCCCCGTCCTCTACCTGGGCGGTGGCCTCGACCGCGCCGACGTCCCCCAGGAGGACCTCCTCGCCCTCGTCGAGCTCATCGGCGCCCCCTTCACGACGACGCTCACCGCGCTCGACGTCCTGCCGAGCGGCCACCCGCTCAACCTCGGCATGCCCGGGATGCACGGGACCGTCGCCGCCGTCGGCGCCCTCCAGCGCGCGGACGTCATCGTCTGCCTCGGCGCCCGCTTCGACGACCGCGTCACCGGCAAGCCGGACACCTTCGCCCGCCGCGCCACGGTCATCCACGTCGACGTCGACCCCGCCGAGATCTCCAAGATCCGCACCGCGGACGTCCCGATCGTCGGCGACCTCAAGGACGTCGTCCCCGCCCTCACCAAGGCCTGCGAGCGCCAGTTCGCCGAGGAGGAGCGCGCCGACATCGACCAGTGGCTCACCGAGGTCGAGCACATCCGCATCACCTACCCGACGTCGTGGACCGACACCGACGACGGCCTCCTCCAGCCCCAGGAGGTGCTCACGCACCTCGACAAGGGCGCGAGCGAGGACACGATCTGGGTCACCGGCGTCGGCCAGCACCAGATGTGGGCCGCCCACTACCTGTCCTTCCACGAGCCGCACACCTGGCTCACCTCCGCGGGCGCCGGCACCATGGGCTACGGCGTGCCCGCCGCCATGGGCGCCAAGGTCGGCGCGCCGGACCGCCCGGTCTGGCTCATCGACGGCGACGGCTGCTTCCAGATGACCAACCAGGAGCTGGCCACCTGCACCCTCAACGAGATCCCGATCAAGGTCGCGATCATCAACAACTCCTCGCTCGGCATGGTCCGCCAGTGGCAGACGCTCTTCTACGGGCAGCGCTACTCCAACACGGACCTCCACACCGGTGCGGGGACGCAGCGGGTGCCCGACTTCGTCCAGCTGGCCGAGGCCTACGGGGCCGTCGGGCTGCGCTGCGAGCGCCTCGAGGACGTCGACGACGTCATCGCGCAGGCCAACGCCATCAACGACCGCCCGGTCGTCATCGACTTCATCTGCTCCGCGGACTCCCAGGTCTGGCCCATGGTGGCCGCCGGCGTGTCCAACGACGAGATCCAGTACGCGCGGGGCATGAGCCCCCAGTGGGAAGAGGAGTGA